From one Thalassobaculum sp. OXR-137 genomic stretch:
- a CDS encoding M20 family metallopeptidase yields the protein MDTASPRDNEPVIDQEEIIDGILEWVEMETPTYDAVRLNKLADKIQTQWEGTGCSVERVPGKDGFGDHLIVRTPDWTEDAPSILVLSHMDTVHPVGTKDDSNKIRREGDSLYGPGIYDMKAGAYLPYYAYRHLRRMGAGTGMPVTFLFVAEEEVGSPTSRAVIEAEAKKAKYVLVTEPARDGGKLVTARKGVGRFAMTITGRPAHSGAKHEDGRSAVKELAHHILEIEGLTDYARGVTTNVGLVSAGTGVNVVPRVATAEIDLRVVTAADGEEISAKILDRKPRDPDVTIEITGGMNRPPFELTDANWGLFELAKEVVAESGLVLESTALTGGGSDGNFTAALGVPTLDGLGADGEGAHTLHEQVYISSLVPRAKMWVRLLEGLT from the coding sequence ATGGATACCGCTTCCCCCCGCGACAACGAGCCCGTCATCGATCAGGAGGAGATCATCGATGGCATCCTCGAGTGGGTCGAGATGGAGACGCCGACCTACGATGCGGTCCGGCTCAACAAACTGGCCGACAAGATCCAGACCCAGTGGGAAGGCACCGGCTGCTCCGTGGAGCGGGTCCCGGGCAAGGACGGCTTCGGCGACCACCTGATCGTGCGCACCCCGGACTGGACCGAGGACGCGCCGAGCATCCTGGTGCTGAGCCATATGGACACCGTCCACCCGGTCGGCACCAAGGACGACAGCAACAAGATCCGCCGCGAGGGCGACAGCCTCTACGGCCCGGGCATTTACGACATGAAGGCCGGCGCTTATCTGCCGTACTACGCCTACCGCCACCTGCGCCGCATGGGGGCGGGCACCGGCATGCCGGTGACCTTCCTGTTCGTCGCCGAGGAGGAGGTCGGCAGCCCGACCAGCCGTGCGGTGATCGAGGCCGAGGCGAAGAAGGCGAAATACGTGCTGGTTACCGAGCCGGCCCGCGACGGCGGCAAGCTGGTCACCGCCCGTAAGGGCGTGGGCCGCTTCGCCATGACCATCACCGGCCGCCCGGCCCATTCCGGCGCCAAGCACGAGGACGGTCGCAGCGCGGTGAAGGAGCTCGCCCACCACATCCTGGAGATCGAGGGGCTCACCGACTACGCGCGCGGCGTGACCACCAATGTCGGGCTGGTCAGTGCCGGCACCGGCGTCAACGTGGTGCCGCGGGTCGCAACGGCCGAGATCGACCTGCGGGTGGTCACCGCCGCCGATGGCGAGGAGATCAGCGCCAAGATCCTCGACCGCAAGCCGCGCGATCCCGACGTCACCATCGAGATCACCGGCGGCATGAACCGGCCGCCGTTCGAGCTGACCGATGCCAACTGGGGTCTGTTCGAGCTGGCCAAGGAGGTCGTGGCCGAGAGCGGCCTGGTGCTGGAGAGCACCGCCCTGACCGGCGGCGGGTCCGACGGCAACTTCACCGCCGCGCTCGGCGTGCCGACCCTGGACGGCCTGGGCGCCGACGGGGAGGGGGCGCATACTCTGCACGAACAGGTCTACATCTCCTCGCTCGTGCCGCGGGCGAAGATGTGGGTCCGGCTGCTGGAAGGGCTGACATGA
- a CDS encoding cytidine deaminase: MGRVELVLPAVDRPDATTPTPLGRLTVPGRAIPQKTVSVDPDEIARLRDAARDVATRAHAPYSRFRVGAALIMADDAQRRVIAGANVENASYGGTICAERTALTQAASLGFRRLELLVVSCVATLDAPVADRSPCGICRQVIHEFGSRAPETLVIVDGGGEGALGDVFDLDRLLPYGFSLGQG; encoded by the coding sequence GTGGGCCGCGTCGAGTTGGTGCTGCCGGCGGTGGACCGGCCCGACGCGACCACGCCGACCCCGCTCGGCCGGCTCACCGTGCCGGGGCGGGCGATCCCGCAGAAAACCGTGTCGGTGGACCCGGACGAGATCGCCCGGCTGCGCGATGCCGCGCGCGACGTGGCGACGCGGGCCCATGCGCCGTACTCCCGGTTCCGGGTCGGCGCGGCGCTGATCATGGCGGACGATGCGCAGCGCCGGGTGATCGCCGGCGCCAATGTGGAGAATGCCAGCTACGGCGGAACCATCTGCGCCGAGCGCACGGCCCTGACCCAGGCGGCCTCGCTCGGGTTCCGCAGGCTGGAGCTGCTGGTGGTGAGCTGCGTGGCGACCCTGGACGCGCCGGTGGCCGACCGGTCGCCCTGCGGCATCTGCCGCCAGGTGATCCACGAGTTCGGGAGCCGCGCGCCGGAGACCCTGGTGATCGTCGATGGCGGCGGCGAGGGCGCGCTGGGCGACGTGTTCGACCTGGACCGGCTGCTGCCCTACGGGTTCAGCCTGGGGCAGGGATAA
- the hisI gene encoding phosphoribosyl-AMP cyclohydrolase produces MTVEFSERGDSHAIEEGSALAPKFGADGLIPAVAADAATGTVLMMAWMDATALSATIETGEAHYYSRSRAKMWRKGESSGHVQRVKEIRLDCDQDTVLLLVEQVGPGACHVGYESCFYRKVVKSGDGVALEVTGDKTYDPHAVYGEH; encoded by the coding sequence ATGACGGTCGAATTCTCCGAACGCGGCGACAGCCACGCGATCGAGGAAGGCAGCGCGCTCGCCCCGAAATTCGGGGCGGACGGGCTGATCCCGGCCGTCGCCGCCGATGCGGCGACCGGCACGGTCCTGATGATGGCCTGGATGGACGCCACCGCTCTGTCCGCCACCATCGAGACCGGCGAGGCGCATTACTACTCGCGCTCCCGGGCCAAGATGTGGCGCAAGGGCGAGAGCAGCGGCCATGTCCAGCGGGTGAAGGAGATCCGGCTCGACTGCGACCAGGACACGGTGCTGCTGCTGGTCGAGCAGGTCGGCCCGGGCGCCTGCCACGTGGGCTACGAGAGCTGCTTCTACCGCAAGGTGGTGAAATCCGGCGACGGGGTGGCCCTGGAGGTCACCGGCGACAAGACCTACGACCCGCACGCGGTCTACGGGGAGCACTGA
- a CDS encoding GatB/YqeY domain-containing protein, whose product MLREQLKSALKDAMLAKDQRAVSTVRLILAALKDRDIAAREKGNLDGIDDAEVLAMLSTMVKQRQESIRLYEEGGRCELATQEQEEIDVIRRFMPTQLEGKELVSTIDSTIKEIGAADLKDMGRIMSTLKQRYPGRMDFSKASGLVRQQLV is encoded by the coding sequence ATGTTGCGCGAACAGCTTAAGAGTGCCTTGAAGGATGCCATGCTCGCGAAAGATCAGCGGGCTGTTTCCACCGTGCGTCTGATCCTCGCGGCCCTGAAGGACCGCGACATCGCCGCGCGGGAGAAGGGCAACCTCGACGGAATCGACGACGCGGAAGTTCTGGCGATGCTCAGCACGATGGTGAAGCAGCGTCAGGAATCGATCCGGCTCTACGAGGAAGGCGGGCGCTGCGAGCTCGCCACCCAGGAGCAGGAGGAAATCGACGTGATCCGCCGGTTCATGCCCACGCAGTTGGAGGGCAAGGAGCTGGTCTCGACGATCGACAGCACGATCAAGGAGATCGGTGCTGCGGATCTGAAGGACATGGGCCGGATCATGTCCACCCTGAAGCAGCGCTATCCGGGCCGCATGGACTTCTCCAAGGCGTCGGGGCTCGTCCGCCAGCAGCTCGTCTGA
- a CDS encoding peroxiredoxin, whose amino-acid sequence MTIKVGDKLPEVGLQHKTAEGIDTLDNAALFAGKKVVLFAVPGAFTPTCSAKHVPSFVQNIDALKAKGVDTVACVSVNDPFVMGVWGKDQASDGKVMMLADGSAKFTKALGLELDLTERGLGVRSQRYAMVVEDGTVTQLFVEDAGAYEVSSAENVLKHL is encoded by the coding sequence ATGACCATCAAGGTTGGTGACAAGCTTCCCGAGGTCGGCCTGCAGCATAAGACGGCCGAGGGTATCGACACGCTGGACAATGCCGCCCTCTTCGCGGGCAAGAAGGTGGTGCTGTTCGCGGTGCCGGGCGCCTTCACCCCGACCTGCTCGGCCAAGCATGTGCCGAGTTTCGTGCAGAACATCGACGCGCTGAAGGCCAAGGGCGTGGACACCGTGGCCTGTGTCTCCGTGAACGACCCGTTCGTCATGGGCGTGTGGGGCAAGGACCAGGCCTCCGACGGAAAGGTCATGATGCTGGCCGACGGCTCCGCCAAGTTCACCAAGGCGCTCGGCCTCGAGCTCGACCTGACCGAGCGCGGCCTGGGCGTGCGCTCCCAGCGCTACGCCATGGTGGTCGAGGACGGCACGGTGACCCAGCTCTTCGTCGAGGATGCCGGCGCCTATGAAGTCTCCAGCGCCGAGAACGTGCTGAAGCATCTCTGA
- a CDS encoding LysR family transcriptional regulator: protein MDRFALLSTFIAVAEAESFSEAADRLDLSRAMASKHVQALEDRLGVKLLERTTRRVRLTDAGRRYLERARRLLHDFEVAETEARGERLAPAGLLRINGPVSFSRSHLAATIAPFLRRYPDLSVDLTVNDRVVDLLEEGYDVAVRIGRLTDSTLVARRLAPVGLHLAASPEYLAQRGVPGHPADLVDHACLAYAYSAEGASWRFSNPAGEDATVRPRGPMSANNGDVLTEAAVAGAGIVLQPDFVLAPHFADGSLVPLLTNWRSPDIAVHAVHHQSRHVSAKIRVFIDFLADVWRVPPWRIDGAQPPR, encoded by the coding sequence ATGGACCGGTTCGCGCTCCTCTCCACTTTCATTGCCGTCGCTGAGGCCGAGAGCTTCTCCGAGGCGGCGGACAGGCTCGACCTGTCGCGGGCGATGGCCAGCAAGCACGTTCAGGCGCTGGAGGACAGGCTCGGCGTGAAGCTGCTGGAGCGTACCACCCGGCGGGTGCGGCTGACCGATGCCGGCCGACGCTACCTGGAACGGGCCCGGCGCCTGCTGCACGATTTCGAAGTGGCGGAAACGGAGGCGCGGGGCGAGCGGCTGGCCCCGGCAGGGCTGCTGCGGATCAACGGGCCGGTCTCCTTCTCCCGCAGCCATCTGGCCGCCACCATCGCTCCGTTCCTGCGGCGCTATCCGGACCTGTCCGTGGACCTGACGGTGAACGACCGGGTGGTGGACCTGTTGGAGGAGGGGTACGACGTCGCCGTGCGGATCGGCCGGCTGACCGATTCCACCCTGGTCGCCCGGCGGCTGGCGCCGGTCGGCCTGCATCTGGCCGCATCTCCGGAGTATCTGGCGCAGCGTGGCGTGCCGGGGCATCCCGCCGACCTGGTCGATCATGCCTGCCTGGCCTACGCCTATTCGGCGGAGGGGGCGTCCTGGCGGTTCAGCAATCCCGCCGGCGAGGACGCCACCGTCCGGCCGCGCGGCCCGATGTCGGCCAATAACGGCGATGTGCTGACCGAGGCGGCGGTGGCCGGGGCCGGCATCGTGCTGCAACCGGATTTCGTCCTCGCTCCGCATTTCGCCGACGGCTCCCTGGTGCCGCTCCTCACCAACTGGCGCTCGCCGGACATCGCCGTCCATGCGGTGCATCACCAGAGCCGGCACGTGTCGGCCAAGATCCGGGTGTTCATCGACTTTCTGGCGGACGTCTGGCGGGTGCCGCCGTGGCGGATCGACGGCGCTCAGCCCCCTCGGTAG
- a CDS encoding class II aldolase/adducin family protein, whose translation MSVTALSAQSLSADRRRGAVSEEEWKLRVDLACCYRLVEHFDMADLVFNHITAKLPYKVDGKEVFLINGFGRHYTEITASNLLRVDIDGTPLDEDEYPVNGPGYVIHSAVHGARPDVRCIIHTHSRAGCAVAATQEGLIPLDQQSLQFHDRIAYHELEGMATDLNERERLVADLGDKNAMILRNHGLLTCGRTVPEAFRRIYYLERACRLQMEVMASGMKPARPSAHVAEHTARQWETGAANIGTVDPIEWPALVRMMERKDPGFAD comes from the coding sequence ATGTCCGTCACCGCCCTGTCCGCCCAATCTCTTTCAGCCGACCGCCGTCGCGGCGCCGTCTCCGAGGAGGAGTGGAAGCTGCGGGTCGACCTCGCCTGCTGCTACCGGCTGGTCGAGCATTTCGACATGGCCGATCTCGTCTTCAATCACATCACCGCCAAGCTGCCCTACAAGGTCGATGGCAAGGAAGTGTTCCTGATCAACGGGTTCGGGCGGCACTACACCGAGATCACCGCCTCCAACCTCTTGCGGGTCGATATCGACGGCACGCCCCTGGACGAGGACGAGTACCCGGTGAACGGCCCCGGCTATGTGATCCATTCGGCCGTACATGGGGCGCGGCCCGACGTGCGCTGCATCATCCACACCCACAGCCGGGCCGGCTGCGCGGTGGCGGCCACCCAGGAGGGCCTGATCCCGCTGGATCAGCAGTCGCTGCAGTTCCACGATCGGATCGCCTATCACGAGCTCGAGGGCATGGCGACGGACCTGAACGAGCGGGAGAGGCTGGTCGCCGATCTCGGCGACAAGAACGCGATGATCCTGCGCAATCACGGCCTGCTGACCTGCGGCCGCACGGTGCCCGAGGCGTTCCGGCGAATCTATTACCTGGAGCGGGCCTGCCGGCTGCAGATGGAGGTGATGGCGTCCGGCATGAAGCCGGCGCGTCCGTCGGCCCATGTTGCCGAGCACACGGCCCGGCAATGGGAGACGGGGGCGGCCAATATTGGCACGGTCGATCCGATCGAATGGCCGGCCCTGGTCCGGATGATGGAGCGCAAGGACCCCGGCTTCGCCGATTAG
- a CDS encoding protein-disulfide reductase DsbD family protein produces the protein MKIRIGQLHIALALAAALLVCLSALPAAAKPASDWTRTEFADLRLVSAVGGTQGRTDVPLGLEFRLAEGWKVYWRSAGDAGYPPQVTWDGSQNLAGAETLYPVPHRFSLFGLETFGYKDQVVYPITAGLARPGEPLRITAQVNALACSEICVPLDATLSLDLPAGPAEPTAYTQLLNRWTAQVPRDLPGVGLDVVAARASGDPASPTLVLTVAASDPIGALDVFPEGPQGLSYGKPEITLSDSGRSATVRVPVGARGDARLDGADLRLTLVDGARFVERPVTVTAGAAPAGSTDLWLVLGFALLGGLILNLMPCVLPVLSLKLVSVLEYGGAERGAIRHGFLASAAGIVASFLLLAGILAGLKTAGVAVGWGIQFQQPLFLAAMATIVLLFAANLWGWFEVALPRALADLGGRLPAEGGARGRGLVGHFLTGAFAALLATPCSAPFLGTAVGFAMARGSAEIVAVFAVMGIGLALPYLAVAAMPSIARALPRPGGWMIAFKRVLALALLATGVWLLTVLAAQIGQTGALVLGALFLASAVVLALLHRRGRGGAGLTGAALLVTVLAVAGLMPAPEGPGYVAESAGGQSVVWTGFDRAAIDRRVADGEVVFVDVSADWCITCKVNKRLVLEVEPVSALLTGGSVTPMQADWTNPDPAISDYLASFGRYGIPFNAVYGPGAPDGIALPELLSAEAVTEAIGTAAGADSTARLDSSANRPM, from the coding sequence GTGAAAATTCGGATCGGCCAGTTGCACATCGCGCTCGCCCTGGCGGCGGCCCTTCTGGTGTGCCTGTCGGCCCTGCCGGCGGCGGCCAAGCCGGCATCGGACTGGACCCGCACGGAATTCGCCGATCTGCGGCTGGTCTCGGCGGTCGGCGGGACCCAGGGACGCACGGACGTGCCGCTCGGCCTGGAGTTCCGGCTGGCGGAAGGCTGGAAGGTCTACTGGCGGTCGGCCGGCGATGCCGGCTATCCGCCGCAGGTGACGTGGGACGGCTCGCAGAACCTGGCCGGCGCCGAGACGCTCTATCCGGTGCCGCACCGCTTCTCCCTCTTCGGGCTGGAGACCTTCGGCTACAAGGACCAGGTGGTCTATCCGATCACCGCCGGGCTGGCGCGGCCGGGCGAGCCGCTGCGGATCACCGCCCAGGTGAACGCCCTGGCCTGCAGCGAGATCTGCGTGCCCCTCGACGCCACCCTGTCCCTCGACCTGCCGGCCGGTCCGGCCGAGCCGACCGCCTATACCCAGTTGCTGAACCGGTGGACGGCGCAGGTGCCGCGCGACCTGCCCGGGGTGGGCCTGGACGTGGTCGCCGCCCGGGCCAGTGGCGACCCGGCAAGCCCGACCCTGGTGCTGACGGTCGCCGCCTCCGACCCGATCGGCGCCCTCGACGTGTTCCCGGAAGGGCCGCAGGGACTGTCCTACGGCAAACCGGAGATTACCCTGTCCGACAGCGGCCGCTCGGCGACCGTCCGGGTGCCGGTGGGCGCGCGGGGCGACGCCCGGCTCGACGGCGCCGACCTGCGGCTGACCCTGGTCGACGGCGCGCGTTTCGTGGAGCGGCCGGTGACCGTGACCGCCGGTGCCGCGCCGGCGGGCTCGACCGATCTGTGGTTGGTGCTGGGCTTCGCGCTGCTCGGCGGGTTGATCCTCAACCTGATGCCCTGCGTGCTGCCCGTCCTGTCGCTGAAGCTCGTCTCGGTGCTGGAGTATGGCGGGGCCGAACGCGGGGCGATCCGGCACGGCTTTCTGGCCTCGGCGGCGGGCATCGTCGCCTCCTTCCTCCTGCTCGCCGGAATTCTGGCCGGACTGAAAACCGCCGGGGTCGCCGTGGGCTGGGGCATCCAGTTCCAGCAGCCGCTGTTCCTCGCCGCCATGGCGACCATCGTCCTGCTGTTCGCCGCCAACCTGTGGGGCTGGTTCGAGGTCGCGCTGCCGCGCGCCCTGGCCGATCTGGGCGGCCGGCTTCCCGCTGAAGGCGGTGCCCGAGGCAGGGGCCTGGTGGGGCACTTCCTGACCGGCGCCTTCGCCGCCCTGCTGGCGACTCCGTGCTCCGCGCCCTTCCTCGGCACCGCCGTGGGCTTCGCCATGGCGCGGGGCTCGGCGGAGATCGTCGCCGTCTTCGCGGTGATGGGGATCGGCCTTGCCCTGCCGTATCTGGCGGTGGCGGCCATGCCGTCCATCGCCCGCGCCCTGCCGCGGCCTGGCGGCTGGATGATCGCCTTCAAACGGGTTCTCGCCCTGGCCCTGCTCGCCACCGGCGTGTGGCTGCTGACCGTGCTGGCGGCGCAGATCGGTCAGACCGGCGCGCTGGTCCTCGGCGCGTTGTTCCTTGCCAGCGCTGTCGTCCTCGCCCTGCTGCACCGCCGCGGCCGCGGCGGGGCGGGGCTGACCGGCGCGGCGCTGCTGGTGACGGTGCTCGCCGTGGCCGGGCTGATGCCGGCGCCGGAGGGACCGGGCTACGTGGCCGAGAGTGCGGGCGGGCAGTCCGTCGTCTGGACCGGCTTCGACCGGGCGGCGATCGACCGCCGGGTGGCCGACGGGGAGGTGGTGTTCGTCGACGTGAGCGCCGACTGGTGCATCACCTGCAAGGTCAATAAGCGGCTCGTGCTCGAGGTGGAGCCGGTCTCCGCTCTGCTGACCGGCGGCTCGGTCACGCCGATGCAGGCCGACTGGACCAACCCGGACCCGGCGATCTCCGACTATCTCGCCTCGTTCGGCCGGTACGGCATTCCGTTCAACGCGGTCTACGGGCCGGGAGCGCCTGACGGCATCGCCCTGCCCGAACTGCTGTCGGCCGAGGCGGTGACCGAGGCGATCGGCACGGCGGCGGGGGCCGACTCAACCGCACGCTTGGACTCGTCGGCGAACCGCCCTATGTAG
- a CDS encoding glutathione S-transferase family protein, with product MKLYSHPMAPNALRTLVFLAEKGIEVPIEPVDIMVAETRTPAFLKKNSLGEIPVLELDDGTLITESVAICRYFEELQPEPSLMGATPVEAAQVEMWSRRMEQQILGPIAQYGLHTEKFFVDKVEQVPAYAETQVRLMPKRWAWLDAELSDGRTYVCNDRFSIADITGMATLHLCDFFKHPVPEDLPNVKRWEAALRARPSWKR from the coding sequence ATGAAGCTGTACTCGCATCCGATGGCTCCGAACGCGCTGCGTACCCTCGTGTTCCTGGCGGAAAAGGGGATCGAGGTGCCGATCGAGCCGGTGGACATCATGGTGGCGGAGACCCGGACCCCGGCGTTTCTGAAGAAGAACTCTCTGGGCGAGATCCCGGTGCTGGAACTGGATGACGGCACCCTGATCACCGAGAGCGTGGCCATCTGCCGGTATTTCGAGGAGCTCCAGCCGGAACCGTCGCTGATGGGCGCCACGCCGGTGGAAGCGGCCCAGGTGGAGATGTGGAGCCGGCGCATGGAGCAGCAGATCCTCGGCCCTATCGCCCAGTACGGACTGCACACCGAGAAGTTCTTCGTCGACAAGGTCGAACAGGTGCCGGCCTATGCCGAGACCCAGGTCCGGCTGATGCCGAAGCGGTGGGCGTGGCTGGATGCGGAGCTGTCGGACGGCCGCACCTATGTGTGCAACGACCGGTTCTCCATCGCCGACATCACCGGCATGGCGACCCTGCACCTCTGCGACTTCTTCAAGCATCCGGTCCCCGAGGACCTGCCGAATGTGAAGCGCTGGGAAGCGGCCCTGCGCGCCCGGCCGAGCTGGAAGCGCTGA
- a CDS encoding SRPBCC domain-containing protein, which produces MNLPFLTSPHGSDPVVVENTFKAPPARVFRAWTDPAEVKAWFGQAPHSMSAIEIDLREGGAWKFSMPPTETSRDALRGTYVTVEPDRKLVFTWCHEREFADGRVEVTPDSEVTVTFEPAEQGTFVRLTHSGIRKEDARKGVGSGWAASFGSIQALLEQEEAA; this is translated from the coding sequence ATGAACCTGCCGTTCCTGACATCGCCCCACGGCAGCGACCCCGTGGTCGTGGAGAACACGTTCAAGGCCCCGCCGGCGCGGGTGTTCCGCGCCTGGACCGATCCGGCGGAGGTGAAGGCCTGGTTCGGCCAGGCGCCGCACAGCATGTCGGCGATCGAGATCGACCTGCGGGAGGGCGGGGCCTGGAAGTTCTCCATGCCGCCGACCGAGACCTCCCGCGACGCCCTGCGCGGCACCTATGTGACGGTGGAGCCGGACCGCAAGCTGGTCTTCACCTGGTGCCACGAGCGCGAATTCGCCGACGGCCGGGTCGAGGTCACCCCGGATTCCGAAGTGACGGTGACTTTCGAGCCGGCGGAGCAGGGGACCTTCGTGCGCCTGACCCATTCCGGGATCCGCAAGGAGGACGCCCGCAAGGGGGTCGGCTCCGGCTGGGCCGCCAGCTTCGGCTCGATCCAGGCTCTGCTCGAACAGGAGGAGGCGGCCTAG
- a CDS encoding metalloregulator ArsR/SmtB family transcription factor, with protein sequence MTQLDQTFAALGDGTRRAILARLTQGEAALSEIAEPFEMSQTAVSKHVRVLSEAGLVRVSKRGRTRYCRLEAAPMKQAAEWLETYQKFWEGQFDALARYLEENP encoded by the coding sequence ATGACCCAGCTCGACCAGACCTTCGCCGCGCTCGGCGACGGCACAAGGCGCGCGATCCTCGCCAGACTGACCCAGGGCGAGGCGGCCCTGTCCGAGATCGCCGAGCCCTTCGAGATGTCGCAGACCGCGGTGTCCAAGCATGTCCGGGTGCTGTCGGAGGCCGGCCTGGTCCGCGTCAGCAAGCGCGGGCGCACCCGGTACTGCCGCCTGGAGGCGGCGCCCATGAAACAGGCGGCGGAATGGCTGGAGACCTACCAGAAGTTCTGGGAAGGCCAGTTCGACGCCCTCGCCCGGTACCTGGAGGAGAATCCATGA
- a CDS encoding YqgE/AlgH family protein, which produces MDPDDFGHSDSSKGGGEGYLTGQLLIAMPSMRDPRFTRTVIYMCVHNDQGAMGLVINRLVGSIKFADLLEELDLKSEPVAADRFPTIHFGGPVETGRGFVLHSDDYLGGDTMPLEDGLAMTATIDVLRDIALGSGPDKAILALGYAGWGPGQLDGELQENSWLSVESDPDLLFGRDLDDKWEKALAKLGISASLLSTDAGHA; this is translated from the coding sequence ATGGACCCGGACGATTTCGGCCACTCAGACAGCAGTAAGGGCGGCGGCGAGGGCTACCTCACAGGTCAGCTTCTGATCGCCATGCCGTCCATGCGCGACCCCCGGTTCACGCGCACGGTGATCTATATGTGCGTCCACAACGACCAGGGGGCCATGGGTCTGGTGATCAACCGCTTGGTCGGGTCGATCAAGTTCGCCGACCTGCTGGAGGAACTGGACCTGAAGAGCGAGCCCGTGGCGGCCGACCGGTTCCCGACCATCCATTTCGGCGGCCCGGTGGAAACCGGGCGCGGCTTCGTGCTGCACAGCGACGACTACCTGGGCGGCGACACCATGCCGCTGGAAGACGGCCTCGCCATGACCGCGACCATCGACGTGCTGCGCGACATCGCCCTGGGCTCGGGTCCGGACAAGGCGATCCTGGCGCTCGGCTATGCCGGCTGGGGGCCGGGTCAGCTCGACGGCGAGCTGCAGGAGAATTCCTGGCTGTCGGTGGAGAGCGACCCGGACCTGCTGTTCGGACGCGACCTGGACGACAAGTGGGAGAAGGCACTGGCCAAGCTCGGCATCAGCGCCTCCCTGCTGTCCACCGACGCCGGGCACGCCTGA
- a CDS encoding TfoX/Sxy family protein, which yields MAVDPELNGRFRAALDGIPCISEKPMMGATCFFHHGNMLGGADRAKTGERRFLFRVGPDGAEEALSRPGARPAELGTRTMRGLVFVEAEACDADALRDWVDLAMDYVWALPAKR from the coding sequence ATGGCCGTCGATCCCGAACTCAACGGCAGGTTCCGTGCCGCGCTCGACGGCATTCCCTGCATTTCCGAAAAGCCGATGATGGGAGCGACCTGCTTCTTCCATCACGGCAACATGCTGGGCGGCGCCGACCGGGCGAAGACCGGAGAGCGCCGCTTCCTGTTCCGGGTCGGACCGGACGGTGCCGAAGAGGCGCTGTCCCGGCCCGGCGCACGGCCGGCGGAACTCGGCACCCGGACCATGCGCGGTTTGGTCTTCGTCGAGGCGGAGGCCTGCGATGCCGACGCCCTACGGGACTGGGTGGACCTCGCGATGGACTATGTCTGGGCGCTGCCGGCTAAGCGCTAA
- a CDS encoding IS110 family transposase codes for MDQVIVGIDVSKSRLDVHILLGAQGPGECEAVPRDGAGIAALAERLGALGATLVGVEATGGFETVVAAGLAGAGLPVVVVNPRQIRAFAQALGRRAKTDPIDAEMIARFLAATRPEPRALPDASGRLLADLVARRRQIVSMIAAERQRQSRLTEPRVRRSILRLITALEKELNEVDREIDDQVRGSPIWQAQEDLLRSVPGIGPATARTLLADLPELGRLDRRQIASLAGLAPWTRQSGTWRGKAFIGGGRASVRTALFVAAMVGARYNPTLKAFHARLIAAGKPKMVALIAVARKLLTILNAIVRDQKPWQVA; via the coding sequence ATGGACCAGGTGATCGTGGGTATCGACGTCTCCAAGAGCCGTCTGGATGTTCATATCCTGCTCGGCGCGCAAGGGCCGGGCGAATGTGAGGCGGTGCCGCGTGACGGCGCTGGGATTGCAGCGTTGGCCGAGCGTCTTGGAGCGCTGGGAGCAACGCTGGTGGGGGTCGAGGCGACGGGCGGCTTCGAGACGGTGGTGGCGGCGGGTCTGGCCGGGGCGGGCTTGCCGGTCGTCGTGGTCAATCCGCGCCAGATCCGGGCCTTCGCCCAGGCGCTGGGACGTCGGGCGAAGACCGATCCGATCGATGCGGAGATGATCGCCCGGTTCCTGGCGGCGACCCGGCCTGAGCCGCGCGCATTGCCCGATGCGTCCGGCCGCCTGCTGGCCGATCTGGTGGCCCGGCGACGGCAGATCGTGTCGATGATCGCCGCCGAGCGCCAGCGTCAGAGCCGCCTCACGGAACCGCGGGTGCGGCGCTCGATCCTGCGTCTGATCACGGCCCTGGAGAAGGAACTGAACGAGGTCGACCGCGAGATCGACGACCAGGTCCGCGGCTCGCCGATCTGGCAGGCACAGGAGGATCTGCTGCGCAGCGTGCCCGGCATCGGTCCGGCCACCGCCCGCACCCTGCTCGCCGATCTGCCCGAACTCGGCCGACTGGACCGGCGCCAGATCGCCTCCCTGGCGGGGCTGGCACCGTGGACGCGCCAATCGGGAACTTGGCGCGGCAAAGCCTTCATCGGCGGCGGACGCGCGAGCGTACGCACCGCCCTGTTCGTCGCAGCCATGGTCGGCGCGCGCTACAACCCTACCCTCAAGGCCTTCCACGCCAGACTGATCGCTGCAGGAAAGCCCAAGATGGTCGCCCTCATCGCCGTCGCCAGAAAGCTGCTTACCATCCTCAACGCCATCGTCAGAGATCAAAAGCCATGGCAAGTCGCTTGA